The window GCCATCAAGTCTTCCTTTTATATCAATACCTTTTCCAAGGAATCCTTTAAGCATTTCTTCAACTACAGGGTAGCCATCTTCAAGAACCAGCACTGATTTACATTCTTTGGTAATGCGTTCGATCTGTTTTCGTGGTAATGGATATTGACTGAGTTTAAGTACAGGGAAATTTACTTTCCTGTCGGGATAATTTTCCATTAAATAATTATAACCAATGCCACATGCAATAATACCAAGGCTTTTATCATTCCCGTCAATGTATTTATTGAATGAAGAGTTTTCAGATTCTTTTTCAAAACCATCCTGTTTGTTCAGCAAATCTTTATATTGTTTTCTTGCAATAGCAGGTAAAAGAACAAATTGTCTTAAATTATCGGGAAGTTTATTACCATTCTGTTCAAGTTGTTGTTTACGTAAAACACCTGCTCTTGAATGCGCCATACGTGTAGTGATACGGATCATAACAGGAACATGATATTTTTCAGAAAGTTCAAAACCGGCAAAAGTCATATCATAAGCTTCCTGCTGGTTAGCCGGTTCAAAAATTGGTATCAAAGCAAATTTCCCCAGCACTCGTGAATCTTGTTCGTTCTGAGATGAATGCATTGATGGGTCATCTGCCGACACAACAATAAATCCACCATTTGCGCCAGTGATAGCCGAATTAATAAAAGGATCGGCAGCTACATTTAAACCCACATGTTTCATACATACCATCGTTCTTTTTCCGGCATACGACATACCAAGTGCTGCTTCATATGCTGTTTTTTCATTAGCTGCCCAGCTGGCTTTTATCCCTTTCTGATTTGCTTCTTTTGAAGCATGAACGTATTCAGTAATTTCTGTTGACGGTGTACCGGGATAGGCATAAATACCCGACAAGCCTGCATCTATTGCCCCCTGTGCAATAGCTTCATCGCCCATTAATAATTGTTTCTGCATATTATTTATTCATTAATTAATTATCAAATCTTATTAATTACAAATCTAAATAAAAAAAATAATACCGATTTAAAAAATAATATCGTCCTAACTTCATTTCAATTGTTTGTACTTCCACCAAGGCGTATATTTTTCTATCGGCATATCCAAAGTAAGAATTTGTAGTACGTCTTTTGTCTATTTACAAATTCACTTTGGTAATAGCAAAGGGTATCAAAAATATCATAAATAAATATTTCTTACTTTTATTTTATCTTAACAGTTCGGTAATTTTTTAGTATATTTTGGGCTAAAGCCCAATTTCATTGAGTTTTATTAGCCCCGACCTTAAGGTCGGGGCTATTGTGAAACCCACAATTATCAAGGACTTTAGTCCTTGCATAAAAAAATTACCGAACTGTTGTTGTCTAAATAGTGAATATTATTACAG is drawn from Bacteroidales bacterium and contains these coding sequences:
- a CDS encoding thiamine pyrophosphate-dependent enzyme, whose translation is MQKQLLMGDEAIAQGAIDAGLSGIYAYPGTPSTEITEYVHASKEANQKGIKASWAANEKTAYEAALGMSYAGKRTMVCMKHVGLNVAADPFINSAITGANGGFIVVSADDPSMHSSQNEQDSRVLGKFALIPIFEPANQQEAYDMTFAGFELSEKYHVPVMIRITTRMAHSRAGVLRKQQLEQNGNKLPDNLRQFVLLPAIARKQYKDLLNKQDGFEKESENSSFNKYIDGNDKSLGIIACGIGYNYLMENYPDRKVNFPVLKLSQYPLPRKQIERITKECKSVLVLEDGYPVVEEMLKGFLGKGIDIKGRLDGTLPRDGELNPNIVGIALGKADTKGQDVPAIIVGRPPSLCTGCPHIDSFLGLNEALSQYSKGRVFSDIGCYTLSALPPLESINSCVDMGASITMAKGAADAGMVPAVAVIGDSTFTHSGMTGLLDCVNSKSPVTIIILDNSTTGMTGGQPSAAYGKILDICKGIGVEESHLRVIKPLKKNHEENVRIMKEELAYNGVSVIVPLRECIQTLNKRMREKLKK